From a region of the Desulfuromonas sp. KJ2020 genome:
- the ligA gene encoding NAD-dependent DNA ligase LigA, which yields MTPDQARKRHEALCSTLHRHNYLYHVLDQPEISDADYDRLLQELLDLETQFPELVHPESPSQRVGAPPLEKFEQVRHSLPMLSLENAFTEADMRQFDDRVRRFLAREEPLEYVCEMKMDGVAVELVYEEGRLQTGSTRGDGTTGEKITENLKTIPSVPLVLTSPCPSLLEVRGEVYMELDNFQALNREREEEGLPTFANPRNATAGSLRQLDSAVTARRPLQIFCYGIGRLEGEAPRTHEQLLQQLQEWGLRTNLAGTTCCPDIEAVITHYHSLQQRREDLPYEIDGMVVKVNELALQRELGEKTRTPRWAIAWKFPPRQAVTTLEDIQLQVGRTGAITPVALLQPVEVSGVTVSRASLHNWDEIDRLDVRIGDQVVVERAGDVIPDVVRVLTEKRRGNETQVPLPTHCPACGSPVKRLEGEVVPRCQGLSCPAQLKESLKHFARRGGMDIDGLGGKYIDQLLQLGLVKNVADLYRLRKKDLFRFERMGDKLAEKLLAAIEASKKRPLSRFLNALGIRHVGDHMAKILASQFGSLEELSRASQEDLLAIHEVGPQVASSVTSFFASPQNQQILADLSMLGVHPEREQRRAGGPLSGKTFVFTGSLALFSRKEAQTLVEKLGGRASGSVSKKTDFVVAGEEAGSKLARAQELGVTVLSEEEFQQMVEREGAS from the coding sequence GACCCCAGACCAGGCCCGAAAAAGACATGAGGCGTTGTGCAGCACGCTCCATCGACATAATTATCTCTATCACGTGCTGGACCAGCCGGAAATCTCCGACGCGGACTATGATCGGCTTCTCCAGGAACTTCTGGACCTTGAAACGCAATTCCCCGAGCTTGTCCACCCGGAATCCCCCAGTCAGCGCGTGGGGGCGCCGCCTCTGGAGAAATTTGAGCAGGTCCGCCACTCCCTGCCCATGCTCTCGCTGGAGAACGCCTTTACCGAGGCGGACATGCGTCAGTTTGACGACCGTGTCCGGCGCTTTCTGGCCAGGGAGGAGCCGCTGGAATATGTCTGTGAGATGAAGATGGACGGGGTGGCGGTGGAGCTCGTCTACGAAGAGGGTCGCCTGCAGACCGGTTCGACCCGCGGCGACGGCACCACCGGGGAAAAGATCACCGAGAACCTCAAAACGATTCCGTCCGTCCCCCTTGTCCTGACTTCTCCCTGCCCCTCGCTGCTGGAAGTACGGGGAGAAGTCTATATGGAGCTGGACAACTTCCAGGCTCTCAATCGGGAGCGGGAAGAGGAGGGACTGCCCACTTTCGCCAATCCGCGCAACGCCACCGCCGGCAGCCTTCGGCAGCTCGATTCGGCGGTCACCGCCCGCCGCCCTCTGCAGATATTCTGCTACGGCATCGGCCGTCTAGAGGGCGAGGCCCCCCGCACCCACGAGCAGCTTCTGCAGCAGCTGCAAGAATGGGGGCTGCGCACCAACCTCGCCGGCACCACGTGTTGCCCAGACATTGAGGCGGTTATCACCCATTATCATTCGCTTCAACAGCGCCGGGAAGATCTGCCCTACGAAATCGATGGCATGGTCGTCAAAGTCAACGAACTGGCCCTGCAGCGGGAACTGGGCGAAAAGACCCGTACGCCGCGCTGGGCCATCGCCTGGAAATTCCCGCCTCGCCAGGCGGTCACTACGCTGGAGGACATCCAGCTCCAGGTCGGCCGCACCGGGGCCATCACCCCCGTTGCCCTCCTGCAGCCGGTGGAAGTCAGTGGCGTTACCGTCTCCCGCGCCAGTCTTCACAACTGGGACGAGATCGACCGCCTCGATGTGCGGATCGGCGACCAGGTGGTCGTGGAGAGGGCCGGTGATGTTATCCCCGATGTCGTCAGGGTGCTCACCGAAAAGCGCCGCGGCAACGAAACCCAGGTCCCCCTGCCCACCCATTGCCCCGCCTGCGGCTCACCGGTGAAACGCCTCGAAGGGGAAGTCGTTCCGCGCTGCCAGGGGCTTTCGTGCCCGGCCCAGCTCAAGGAGTCCCTTAAACACTTCGCCCGTCGGGGAGGTATGGACATCGACGGGTTGGGCGGAAAATACATCGACCAGTTGCTGCAGCTCGGGCTGGTAAAGAACGTGGCCGATCTCTATCGCCTGAGAAAAAAGGATCTCTTCCGTTTTGAGCGCATGGGGGACAAACTGGCGGAGAAACTGCTGGCCGCCATCGAGGCCAGTAAAAAACGCCCCCTCTCCCGTTTTCTCAACGCCCTGGGCATTCGGCACGTCGGCGACCACATGGCCAAAATACTCGCCAGCCAGTTCGGCTCCCTGGAGGAGCTGTCTCGGGCCAGCCAGGAGGATCTGCTGGCCATTCACGAAGTCGGCCCCCAGGTGGCCAGCAGCGTCACCAGCTTCTTCGCCTCCCCCCAAAATCAGCAGATTCTGGCCGACCTGTCGATGCTCGGCGTGCACCCCGAGCGGGAGCAACGCCGCGCCGGCGGTCCTTTAAGCGGCAAGACCTTTGTTTTTACCGGGAGTCTGGCCCTGTTTTCTCGCAAAGAGGCGCAGACGCTGGTAGAAAAGCTCGGTGGCCGCGCCAGTGGTTCCGTCAGCAAGAAAACGGATTTCGTCGTGGCCGGCGAGGAAGCCGGCAGCAAGTTGGCACGGGCGCAGGAGTTGGGGGTAACCGTTCTCAGCGAAGAAGAGTTTCAGCAGATGGTGGAAAGGGAGGGAGCATCGTGA
- a CDS encoding acylphosphatase, with product MKKVRASVRFRGRVQGVNFRAYTQKICRQNHLTGWVRNLPDGDVQALLEGRESDIRSALEACRQGPEMAAVDDVLIDWEEYQGEFASFSIHY from the coding sequence GTGAAAAAAGTCAGGGCGTCTGTTCGCTTCAGAGGACGGGTTCAGGGCGTGAATTTTCGCGCTTACACCCAGAAGATCTGCCGCCAGAACCACCTTACGGGGTGGGTGCGCAACTTGCCGGATGGCGATGTGCAGGCCTTGCTTGAAGGTCGCGAGTCCGATATCCGCAGCGCCCTGGAGGCCTGCCGCCAAGGACCCGAGATGGCCGCTGTCGACGATGTACTTATCGACTGGGAAGAGTATCAAGGTGAGTTTGCCAGCTTCTCCATCCATTACTGA
- the rsmI gene encoding 16S rRNA (cytidine(1402)-2'-O)-methyltransferase: MMRESVDTAGAAGVLYLVSTPIGNLEDMTLRALRVLKEVALVAAEDTRHSRKLFSHYGISTPLTSCHQHNEVGKGEQLLAALREGRSVALISDAGTPGIADPGYRLLCRCLEAGIEVVPIPGPSAVVTALSVSGLPTERFAFEGFLPAKKQARLAQLATLQSESRTLVFYEAPHRLLATLKDLIAVCGTTRPAVVARELTKLHEEVFRGTLAGALDHFSSARVRGEIVLLVGPALEVEEKPAETVKDALLRLHRETALPRRQLVKRVAKELGLPGAEVYRESLELPELGKD, encoded by the coding sequence ATGATGCGTGAGTCGGTTGATACGGCAGGCGCAGCAGGGGTTCTTTATCTGGTATCCACCCCCATCGGCAACCTCGAGGACATGACGCTCAGAGCGTTGCGCGTTCTCAAGGAAGTAGCCCTGGTGGCGGCCGAGGATACCCGCCACAGCCGCAAGCTCTTTTCCCACTATGGCATCAGTACGCCACTGACCTCCTGCCATCAGCACAATGAAGTCGGCAAGGGGGAGCAGCTTCTGGCCGCCCTGCGCGAAGGCCGCTCCGTGGCGCTCATTTCCGATGCGGGTACGCCGGGCATTGCCGACCCCGGCTACCGATTGTTGTGCCGCTGTCTGGAGGCGGGCATTGAGGTGGTGCCCATTCCGGGGCCGTCGGCTGTGGTCACGGCGCTGTCCGTCTCGGGGCTGCCGACGGAGCGCTTTGCCTTCGAAGGGTTTCTACCGGCCAAAAAACAGGCGCGTCTGGCCCAGCTGGCCACCTTGCAGTCGGAAAGCCGCACACTGGTCTTTTATGAAGCGCCCCATCGCCTGCTGGCCACCCTGAAGGATCTGATCGCCGTGTGCGGAACGACACGACCGGCGGTGGTGGCGCGGGAACTGACCAAGCTGCACGAAGAGGTGTTTCGGGGGACGCTGGCTGGAGCCCTGGACCATTTCAGTTCGGCCAGAGTGCGCGGGGAAATTGTCCTGCTGGTGGGACCGGCTTTAGAGGTCGAAGAAAAGCCGGCAGAGACGGTCAAGGACGCCCTGCTGCGGCTGCACCGCGAGACCGCCCTGCCGCGCCGGCAGCTGGTCAAGCGGGTAGCGAAGGAGCTGGGCCTGCCCGGCGCCGAGGTGTATCGGGAAAGTCTGGAGTTGCCGGAACTGGGCAAAGACTAA
- a CDS encoding NAD(+) synthase — MNSVSFADCGFLRLAVASPELRVGDVDFNLAGISRVVEKAAAQQCQLLVCPELCLTAYSCGDLFFQPLLVKKALRAVTDLAALTAEYDIALVVGAPVHQQGRLFNGAFFLAGGQILGCVPKTYLPNTQEFYEERWFSSALDRTGEEIFLDDCAIPFGPDLLFQAVNKPDCMVGIEICEDAWVSNPPSGEMAGAGATVLLNLSASPEVLGKHSYRQSLVESQSARCLAAYAYASAGPGESSTDLVFSGHSLIAENGVVLAETARFEFDSQLAMADIDVDRLVSERLKNNSYSVARSERVFRVIPFELKGTEKKAAEIWRPLSRTPFVPADDRDRAQRCREIFALQTTALAKRLRHTAASRVVVGISGGLDSTLALLVTVKAFDKLGLDHEGIVAITMPGFGTTRRTRGNAEKLAELLGVTLRVIPIDQAVRQHFADIGHDASLHDVTYENAQARERTQILMNVANQVGGLVIGTGDLSELALGWCTYNADHMSMYGVNSGVPKTLVRYLVDWCALEEFSGETSAVLRDVCETPVSPELLPPGEGDEIRQITEDQVGPYVLHDFFLYHLVRLQSPPKKIYLLACHAFDGEFAPDEIVKWLRIFFRRFFSQQFKRSCLPDGPKVGSVALSPRGDWRMPSDASVNLWLAELESLPL; from the coding sequence ATGAATTCTGTCTCGTTCGCTGATTGCGGTTTTTTACGCCTGGCGGTAGCTTCCCCCGAGTTGCGGGTTGGCGATGTGGATTTCAACCTGGCGGGGATCTCTCGCGTGGTGGAAAAGGCGGCCGCGCAGCAGTGTCAGCTCCTTGTCTGTCCCGAACTGTGCCTGACGGCCTACAGCTGTGGCGACCTCTTTTTTCAACCCCTTCTGGTTAAAAAAGCCCTGCGGGCCGTTACCGACCTGGCTGCCCTGACGGCGGAGTATGATATCGCCCTGGTTGTCGGAGCGCCGGTCCACCAGCAGGGCCGCCTCTTTAACGGGGCCTTTTTTCTGGCCGGTGGGCAGATTCTGGGATGCGTACCCAAAACCTATCTGCCCAACACGCAGGAATTTTATGAAGAACGATGGTTCTCCTCCGCCCTGGACAGAACGGGTGAGGAGATCTTTCTGGACGACTGTGCCATACCTTTCGGGCCGGATCTGCTGTTTCAGGCCGTGAACAAGCCTGATTGCATGGTGGGTATCGAAATTTGCGAGGATGCCTGGGTGTCCAACCCGCCGAGCGGCGAAATGGCTGGAGCGGGGGCGACGGTCCTGCTCAACCTGTCGGCCAGCCCGGAAGTGCTCGGCAAGCACAGCTACCGGCAGTCTCTGGTGGAATCCCAGTCCGCCCGCTGTCTGGCCGCCTATGCCTACGCCTCGGCGGGGCCGGGGGAGTCCAGCACCGACCTGGTTTTTTCCGGGCACTCGCTGATAGCGGAAAACGGCGTGGTCCTGGCAGAAACGGCACGGTTCGAATTCGACAGTCAACTGGCCATGGCCGACATTGATGTGGATCGGCTGGTGAGTGAACGGTTGAAAAACAACAGTTATTCGGTGGCGCGGAGCGAGCGGGTTTTCCGGGTTATCCCCTTTGAACTTAAGGGGACGGAAAAAAAAGCAGCTGAGATATGGCGACCCCTCTCCCGTACGCCCTTTGTTCCTGCCGATGATCGGGACAGGGCGCAGCGCTGCCGTGAAATTTTCGCCCTGCAGACCACGGCCCTGGCCAAGCGACTCAGACACACGGCAGCCTCTCGTGTCGTCGTCGGTATCTCCGGTGGCCTCGATTCGACTCTGGCCCTGCTGGTGACGGTCAAGGCTTTTGACAAGCTGGGGCTGGATCACGAGGGTATTGTGGCCATCACTATGCCGGGTTTTGGGACGACCCGGCGAACGCGAGGGAACGCGGAAAAACTCGCCGAACTGCTGGGCGTGACGCTTCGTGTCATCCCCATCGATCAGGCCGTCAGGCAGCATTTTGCCGATATCGGCCACGACGCGTCTTTACACGATGTTACCTACGAAAATGCCCAGGCACGCGAACGCACCCAGATTCTGATGAATGTGGCCAATCAGGTCGGCGGTCTGGTGATCGGCACCGGAGACCTCTCCGAACTGGCCCTGGGGTGGTGCACCTATAATGCCGATCACATGTCCATGTATGGGGTGAACAGCGGGGTGCCGAAAACACTGGTTCGCTATCTGGTCGACTGGTGCGCCTTGGAGGAATTCAGCGGTGAGACGTCAGCTGTTTTGCGGGATGTTTGCGAGACGCCCGTTTCGCCGGAACTGCTGCCTCCCGGCGAGGGAGACGAGATCCGGCAGATCACCGAGGATCAGGTTGGCCCTTATGTGCTACACGATTTCTTCCTCTACCACCTGGTTCGTCTGCAGTCTCCCCCTAAAAAAATATATCTTTTGGCCTGTCATGCCTTTGACGGGGAGTTCGCCCCGGACGAAATCGTCAAATGGCTGCGGATCTTCTTCCGGCGCTTTTTCTCCCAGCAGTTCAAGCGATCCTGCCTCCCGGACGGTCCCAAGGTCGGCAGTGTTGCTCTGTCGCCCCGCGGGGACTGGCGCATGCCCAGCGACGCGAGCGTGAACCTCTGGCTGGCCGAGTTGGAGTCTTTGCCCCTATGA
- a CDS encoding YraN family protein: protein MSEERQSLGRWGEEEAARYLRRQGMKIVERNLRTPLGEIDLVVKDRKILAFVEVKTRRSLAFGSPQEAVGPRKQRQIIRSAQWYLASGQGQGLQPRFDVLAVSPGAAGAEIEYIPDAFGL from the coding sequence ATGAGCGAGGAGCGTCAGTCCCTCGGTCGCTGGGGAGAGGAAGAGGCGGCCCGCTACCTGCGTCGTCAGGGGATGAAAATCGTCGAACGCAACCTTCGTACGCCCCTGGGGGAGATCGACCTGGTGGTCAAGGATCGCAAAATCCTGGCTTTTGTTGAGGTGAAGACCCGCCGCAGCCTCGCTTTCGGTTCTCCGCAGGAGGCCGTAGGACCGCGCAAACAACGACAGATCATCCGGTCAGCCCAGTGGTATCTCGCGTCCGGCCAAGGCCAGGGTCTGCAGCCTCGTTTCGATGTCCTGGCGGTTTCGCCGGGGGCAGCCGGCGCGGAGATCGAATACATCCCCGATGCATTCGGCCTCTAA
- a CDS encoding ribonuclease HII has protein sequence MTLQLFAEESLSPLHFERQALKNGYKAVAGIDEAGRGPLAGPVVAAAVILPSVHDLPGLTDSKKLSARKRDELFPLIRQQARAIGVGIVSAEEIDAINILKATIQAMSLAVNRLRFSADYLLIDGITPLPEQTPQLTLKKGDSRSLSIAAASVVAKVVRDRMMIAYDRRFPGYGFAGHKGYGSAAHMESIARLGPSPIHRRTFAGVREHVVDL, from the coding sequence ATGACACTGCAGTTGTTTGCCGAGGAGAGTCTGTCACCTCTGCACTTTGAGAGGCAGGCCCTGAAAAACGGCTATAAGGCTGTCGCCGGCATCGATGAAGCCGGCCGGGGTCCCCTGGCCGGACCGGTGGTGGCGGCGGCTGTCATCCTGCCGTCAGTCCACGATCTGCCCGGCCTGACCGACTCCAAAAAACTCTCGGCCAGGAAAAGGGACGAACTCTTTCCCCTCATTCGTCAGCAGGCCCGGGCTATTGGGGTAGGGATCGTGTCTGCTGAAGAGATTGATGCGATCAATATTCTTAAGGCGACCATTCAGGCCATGTCCCTGGCCGTCAACCGTCTCCGTTTTTCAGCCGATTACTTGTTGATCGACGGTATTACTCCCTTGCCTGAGCAGACCCCCCAGTTGACCTTGAAGAAAGGGGATAGCCGCTCTCTTTCCATTGCCGCCGCCTCCGTGGTGGCCAAAGTGGTCAGGGACAGAATGATGATCGCTTATGATCGCCGTTTCCCTGGGTATGGTTTTGCCGGTCACAAGGGTTATGGCAGCGCCGCCCACATGGAATCCATTGCCCGCCTTGGGCCCAGCCCTATTCATCGGCGCACCTTCGCCGGGGTGCGCGAGCATGTGGTCGACTTATGA
- the rplS gene encoding 50S ribosomal protein L19, with product MNIIDQLAMEQMRKNIPAFKAGDTLRVHVKIVEGDKQRIQVYQGVCIKRVNRGIGSTFTVRKISNGVGVERVFSLHSPTVDKIENMMVGRVRRAKLYYLRNLQGKAARIREKRAAQA from the coding sequence ATGAACATCATCGATCAACTGGCAATGGAACAGATGCGGAAAAACATCCCGGCCTTCAAAGCGGGTGACACCCTGCGCGTGCATGTGAAGATTGTCGAAGGCGACAAGCAGCGCATCCAGGTTTACCAGGGGGTATGCATCAAGCGGGTTAACCGCGGTATCGGATCGACTTTCACGGTTCGCAAGATCTCCAATGGCGTTGGGGTTGAGAGGGTATTTTCCCTGCACTCCCCGACGGTCGACAAGATCGAGAACATGATGGTTGGCCGCGTTCGTCGGGCCAAGCTGTATTACCTGCGCAACCTGCAGGGCAAGGCAGCGCGTATTCGCGAAAAGCGGGCCGCCCAAGCGTAG
- a CDS encoding RNA methyltransferase, whose translation MNRLPFAIALVHRPVVDRRGDLVTTAVTNLDVHDIARTARTYGVDRFYIVTPVQEQLTLVERILDHWHQGHGAEYNPHRGEALGLVRVTASLQDALADWGQEVGMEPLPVLTGAKARDGLSYGACRELLKTRHLMLVLGTGWGLAPSLFANGWPVLESIRGSSDYNHLPVRAAAAIMLDRLLAAGAGEK comes from the coding sequence ATGAACCGGCTCCCGTTTGCCATTGCTCTGGTTCATCGTCCCGTGGTGGATCGTCGGGGGGATCTGGTCACTACGGCCGTGACCAATCTGGATGTCCACGACATTGCCAGAACGGCCAGAACCTATGGGGTTGACCGCTTCTATATCGTGACACCCGTTCAGGAGCAATTGACCCTGGTCGAGCGCATACTTGATCACTGGCACCAGGGGCATGGCGCCGAATACAACCCCCATCGAGGGGAAGCCCTCGGTCTGGTTCGGGTGACCGCCTCCCTGCAAGATGCTTTAGCCGACTGGGGTCAAGAAGTAGGCATGGAGCCTCTGCCGGTGTTGACCGGGGCGAAAGCCCGCGACGGCCTCAGCTATGGCGCCTGCCGAGAGCTCCTGAAAACTAGGCACCTTATGCTCGTGCTGGGGACCGGCTGGGGCCTGGCCCCTTCGCTCTTTGCGAACGGCTGGCCTGTCTTGGAGTCCATTCGCGGGAGCAGCGATTACAATCATCTGCCCGTGCGGGCGGCAGCGGCGATTATGCTCGACCGGCTCTTGGCGGCCGGTGCCGGCGAAAAATAG
- the trmD gene encoding tRNA (guanosine(37)-N1)-methyltransferase TrmD has protein sequence MRFDVLTLFPVMFESPFAVSILGKALEKGLIQLHAHNLRDWAAGRHKVTDDMPYGGGAGMVMKPEPVYAAIQALRQQSPGAQVVMMTPQGKTFGQDDARALSAQSGLIFVCGRYEGFDERIRSMVDVEYSLGDFVLTGGELPAMVMIDAVARLLPGVLGSSGSAEGDSYADGLLEFPHYTRPADFQGMRVPEVLLSGNHEAIARWRRRQQLQRTLVRRPDLLESAPLSSEDMALLESIRRELAEEPA, from the coding sequence ATGCGTTTTGATGTCCTGACCCTCTTCCCGGTCATGTTTGAGTCTCCCTTTGCTGTCAGTATCCTGGGTAAAGCCCTTGAAAAGGGACTTATTCAGCTTCATGCGCACAATCTGCGCGACTGGGCCGCGGGGCGACACAAGGTAACGGACGACATGCCTTACGGTGGCGGCGCTGGTATGGTCATGAAGCCCGAGCCGGTCTACGCCGCCATTCAGGCTCTGCGCCAACAGTCCCCCGGGGCTCAGGTCGTCATGATGACCCCGCAGGGAAAAACTTTTGGTCAGGATGATGCGCGGGCTTTGTCCGCGCAATCCGGGCTGATTTTTGTCTGTGGTCGCTACGAGGGCTTTGACGAGCGCATCCGTAGCATGGTCGATGTCGAGTACTCCCTTGGAGATTTTGTTCTGACCGGGGGCGAGTTGCCCGCCATGGTTATGATCGATGCGGTGGCTCGTTTGCTCCCCGGGGTTCTGGGCAGTAGTGGCAGCGCCGAGGGTGATTCCTACGCTGACGGCCTGCTGGAATTTCCTCACTATACCCGTCCTGCCGATTTCCAGGGCATGCGGGTGCCTGAGGTTCTGTTGTCGGGCAACCATGAGGCTATCGCCCGCTGGCGGCGGCGTCAGCAGCTGCAGCGGACCTTGGTTCGCCGGCCCGATCTGTTGGAGTCGGCGCCACTCAGTTCGGAAGATATGGCGTTGCTGGAATCCATTCGCCGGGAACTGGCGGAGGAACCAGCATGA
- the rimM gene encoding ribosome maturation factor RimM (Essential for efficient processing of 16S rRNA) → MPKIAKDFLLVGVVAGTHGLRGDLKVRPLAGLCPLAAETPVFLRSADREPEAHTPVRVVSHKGGYLLRLQGLEHIDSVQRLVGAEVLMRRQDVPEPDPDEFYWDEVQGFAVRDRSLGELGTLDDTFTTAAHDIFVVNGPYGEVLIPVVEAFLVEVDTAAGLIVVDLPEGLVQKPDAF, encoded by the coding sequence ATGCCGAAAATAGCCAAAGACTTTCTGCTGGTAGGTGTTGTGGCCGGAACCCATGGGTTGCGCGGAGATCTGAAAGTGCGCCCTTTGGCCGGCCTCTGCCCGTTGGCGGCCGAAACACCTGTCTTCCTCCGCTCTGCTGATCGCGAGCCAGAAGCTCATACGCCTGTGCGCGTGGTTTCCCACAAAGGGGGTTACCTGCTCCGGTTGCAAGGTCTTGAGCACATTGATTCCGTGCAGCGCCTCGTTGGAGCCGAAGTCCTTATGAGGCGCCAGGATGTCCCTGAGCCGGACCCCGATGAGTTTTATTGGGATGAGGTGCAGGGCTTTGCTGTTCGCGATCGGAGTCTCGGTGAGCTCGGGACCCTGGACGATACTTTTACAACGGCTGCTCACGATATCTTCGTGGTCAACGGTCCCTACGGGGAGGTTCTTATTCCGGTGGTCGAGGCCTTTTTGGTCGAGGTCGATACGGCGGCGGGGCTTATCGTCGTAGATTTGCCGGAAGGTTTGGTGCAGAAACCCGATGCGTTTTGA
- a CDS encoding KH domain-containing protein, producing MKELIEFIAKSLVENPDAVVISEEEGEDGTILVKLAAAQEDMGRIIGKQGRTAKAMRTLLNAKATRENRRATLQIME from the coding sequence ATGAAAGAACTCATCGAATTCATCGCGAAATCCCTGGTTGAAAACCCTGACGCGGTCGTCATCTCCGAGGAGGAGGGTGAAGATGGGACGATTCTTGTCAAGCTAGCTGCTGCTCAGGAAGACATGGGGCGGATAATCGGCAAGCAGGGGCGCACGGCCAAGGCCATGCGGACATTGCTGAACGCCAAGGCGACGCGGGAGAATCGGCGGGCCACTCTGCAAATCATGGAGTAA
- the rpsP gene encoding 30S ribosomal protein S16, whose protein sequence is MAVKIRLARGGAKKKPFYQVVVADERFPRDGRFVENLGQYDPKIDPPMVSLNEERTLEWLKKGAQPTETVRQVLRKQGIWAKFKQS, encoded by the coding sequence ATGGCAGTTAAAATCAGGCTGGCCCGCGGTGGCGCCAAGAAAAAACCCTTTTACCAGGTTGTAGTTGCCGACGAGCGGTTTCCCCGCGACGGTCGTTTTGTAGAAAATCTGGGACAGTATGATCCCAAAATTGACCCGCCTATGGTCTCCTTGAACGAAGAGCGTACCCTTGAGTGGCTGAAAAAAGGGGCGCAGCCCACGGAAACAGTACGTCAGGTTCTGCGCAAGCAGGGCATCTGGGCCAAGTTCAAGCAGTCCTAG
- the ffh gene encoding signal recognition particle protein produces MFDNLTDKFDAVFKKLRGHGRLTEQNIQEAMREVRLVLLEADVNFRVVKNFIASVTERAVGQEVLKSLTPAQQVIKVVREELGRLMGEGEAYELDLAARPPVSIMLCGLQGAGKTTTCGKLGLKLRRDKRSPLLVPADIYRPAAIEQLKTVGRQMDIPVFDSQPGQDPVVICENARRYAELNGYDTLILDTAGRLHIDEELMGELVRIKASLQPREILFVADAMTGQDAVNVAKSFDEKLDITGVILSKLDGDARGGAALSIRAVTGKPIKFVGLGEKLDALEVFHPDRMAQRILGMGDVLSLIEKAQTAVDKEQAADLEQKLRKEGFTLETFRDQLQAIKKMGSMESILKMIPGAGKAMKQVKDMGMPDKELKKIEAIICSMTPKERRDHRLINGSRRLRIAKGSGTTVQDVNQLLKRFTEAQKMMKKMQKAGPKGLKGMLGRGGGLPF; encoded by the coding sequence ATGTTTGATAATCTGACCGATAAATTTGACGCAGTATTCAAAAAGCTTCGCGGCCATGGGCGCCTGACGGAGCAGAATATCCAGGAGGCGATGCGCGAAGTTCGCCTGGTTCTCCTGGAGGCAGACGTCAATTTTCGGGTCGTTAAAAATTTTATCGCCAGCGTCACGGAGCGTGCGGTCGGTCAGGAAGTTCTCAAGAGCCTGACTCCCGCCCAGCAGGTCATCAAGGTTGTCCGTGAAGAGCTGGGGCGGTTGATGGGCGAAGGCGAGGCCTACGAGCTCGACCTTGCTGCCCGTCCCCCCGTGTCGATCATGCTCTGCGGCCTTCAGGGCGCGGGCAAAACCACGACATGCGGCAAGCTGGGCCTGAAATTACGGCGGGATAAGCGCAGTCCTCTGCTGGTTCCGGCCGATATCTATCGTCCGGCCGCGATTGAGCAGCTCAAGACCGTCGGTCGGCAAATGGATATCCCGGTGTTTGACTCCCAGCCGGGGCAGGATCCCGTTGTCATCTGCGAGAATGCGCGCCGTTATGCCGAGCTTAACGGTTACGATACACTGATACTCGATACGGCCGGCCGGCTGCACATCGATGAAGAGTTGATGGGCGAGTTGGTGCGTATCAAGGCGTCCCTGCAGCCCCGTGAAATCCTTTTCGTGGCTGATGCCATGACGGGTCAGGATGCCGTAAATGTCGCCAAAAGCTTTGATGAAAAGCTGGACATTACCGGTGTTATCCTGTCCAAGCTCGATGGCGATGCCCGCGGTGGTGCGGCTCTCTCTATCCGCGCGGTCACTGGCAAGCCGATCAAGTTTGTCGGCCTCGGGGAAAAGCTTGACGCCCTTGAAGTTTTTCATCCCGACCGCATGGCCCAGCGCATTCTGGGGATGGGGGATGTCCTCAGTCTTATCGAAAAGGCGCAGACCGCTGTCGATAAGGAGCAGGCCGCCGATCTCGAACAAAAGCTGCGCAAGGAAGGGTTTACGTTGGAAACCTTTCGCGATCAGCTGCAGGCCATCAAAAAAATGGGTTCGATGGAATCGATCCTCAAGATGATACCTGGGGCGGGCAAAGCCATGAAGCAGGTTAAAGACATGGGAATGCCTGACAAGGAACTGAAGAAGATCGAGGCGATCATCTGTTCCATGACCCCCAAGGAACGTCGGGATCACCGCCTGATCAATGGTTCACGTCGTTTGCGCATTGCTAAAGGCAGCGGCACCACTGTTCAGGACGTCAATCAGTTGCTTAAGCGCTTTACGGAAGCGCAGAAGATGATGAAGAAAATGCAGAAAGCAGGGCCGAAAGGGCTTAAGGGGATGCTTGGCCGCGGAGGCGGTCTGCCTTTCTAG
- a CDS encoding DUF3343 domain-containing protein, whose protein sequence is MVRNGDLVAVFHSVHRVMEAEKILKAAGADILLIPVPRQLSSDCGLAIRYASAEQAVVTAVLRDKGLLPAELYIREEEGFVQVSLET, encoded by the coding sequence ATGGTTCGTAATGGCGATCTGGTGGCGGTGTTTCACTCTGTGCATCGGGTCATGGAAGCTGAAAAAATTCTCAAGGCCGCTGGGGCGGATATTCTCCTGATTCCCGTTCCGCGTCAGCTCAGTTCCGATTGTGGCCTGGCCATTCGTTATGCCAGTGCTGAGCAAGCCGTGGTTACCGCTGTCTTGAGAGATAAGGGATTGCTGCCCGCCGAGCTTTATATCCGGGAGGAAGAGGGGTTTGTACAGGTTTCGCTTGAAACTTAG